A DNA window from Bradyrhizobium barranii subsp. barranii contains the following coding sequences:
- the dctA gene encoding C4-dicarboxylate transporter DctA yields the protein MTTMATAAPVRASQAWYKILYVQVLIAILIGAMVGCLWPSVATNDWVKALGDGFIKLIKMVIAPIIFCTVTSGIAHIQDAKKVGCVGVKALFYFEIVSSFALLLGLAMGNLVRIGHGLAVKPDAAAVANYVKQAEASKTVDFILNIIPDSVVGAFARGDVLQVLLFAILFGFSLMALGKRGERLRGMIDDVAHAVFGVIAIVMKAAPIGAFGAMAFTVGKFGPAALGNLIGLIALFYVTAALFVVVVLGLIARLVGFSIFKFLIYIKDELLIVLGTSSSESALPQLMEKLERLGCSKPVVGLVVPTGYSFNLDGTNIYMTLATLFIAQALGVDLSFGQQLTILLVAMLTSKGASGVTGAGFITLAATLSVVNPALVPGMAIVFSIDKFMSEVRALTNIIGNGIAAVFVSWWESELDHVTLQTRLNKSTASTTIDTTST from the coding sequence ATGACCACCATGGCAACCGCGGCGCCTGTGCGCGCGTCGCAAGCTTGGTATAAGATACTCTACGTCCAGGTGCTGATCGCAATCCTAATTGGCGCCATGGTTGGCTGCCTATGGCCGTCTGTCGCCACAAACGACTGGGTCAAGGCGCTCGGTGATGGGTTCATCAAGCTCATCAAGATGGTGATCGCGCCCATTATTTTCTGCACCGTCACGTCTGGCATTGCGCATATTCAAGATGCCAAGAAAGTCGGGTGCGTCGGCGTCAAGGCGCTGTTCTATTTCGAGATCGTCTCCAGCTTTGCCTTGCTGTTGGGCCTTGCCATGGGCAATCTGGTCCGGATTGGCCATGGCCTTGCGGTCAAACCGGATGCTGCGGCGGTCGCCAATTACGTCAAGCAGGCGGAAGCCTCGAAAACCGTCGACTTTATTCTCAACATCATTCCCGATAGCGTGGTCGGCGCCTTCGCTCGCGGCGATGTTCTGCAGGTTCTCCTGTTCGCGATCCTTTTTGGCTTCTCGCTGATGGCGTTGGGAAAGCGTGGCGAGCGTCTGCGCGGCATGATTGACGACGTCGCGCACGCGGTGTTCGGGGTAATAGCTATTGTAATGAAAGCGGCCCCGATCGGCGCCTTCGGCGCCATGGCTTTCACAGTCGGCAAGTTCGGGCCCGCAGCACTCGGCAATCTGATCGGTCTGATCGCGCTGTTTTACGTGACTGCTGCCCTATTCGTAGTAGTCGTGCTTGGTCTGATCGCCCGCCTCGTCGGCTTTTCAATCTTCAAGTTCCTTATCTATATTAAAGACGAGCTTCTGATCGTGCTCGGTACTTCATCCTCCGAAAGCGCGCTCCCTCAATTGATGGAGAAGCTCGAGCGGCTGGGCTGCTCCAAGCCGGTGGTCGGGCTGGTGGTGCCGACTGGCTACTCCTTCAACCTTGACGGCACCAATATCTATATGACACTTGCAACATTGTTCATTGCCCAGGCACTCGGTGTCGATCTCAGCTTTGGCCAGCAGCTCACGATCCTGCTAGTAGCAATGCTAACTTCGAAGGGAGCAAGCGGCGTCACCGGCGCAGGCTTTATCACGCTCGCTGCGACATTATCGGTAGTAAACCCAGCTCTGGTGCCGGGCATGGCAATCGTGTTTTCTATCGACAAGTTCATGAGCGAGGTGCGCGCCCTCACCAACATCATCGGCAATGGCATCGCGGCTGTGTTCGTATCCTGGTGGGAAAGCGAGCTCGATCACGTGACGCTGCAGACTCGGCTCAACAAGTCCACCGCTTCCACTACTATCGACACTACAAGCACATGA
- a CDS encoding IS630-like element ISRj1 family transposase — MIPEAREVHLSRKDRKVLEACCRSPVTLQRDLKRARIVLLAADGRSTRSIAKEVGVQPRIVSLWRHRYADHGLEGLQDKPRPGKQPIYTKTTDKRILKLLDKPPPQGFARWTGPLLAEALGDVDVQYVWRFLRSHKIDLVARKSWCESNDPNFTAKAADVVGLYVAPPAKAIVLCVDEKPSIQALERAQGYLKLPNGRALTGQSHDYKRHGTTTLFAALEVATGKIIATHSKRRRRVEFLDFMNSVTATFPNRKLHVILDNLNTHKKNEDWLKAHPNVQFHFTPTSASWLNQVEVWFSILQGQSLSGTSFTSLKQLQEHIDAYVNAYNDRAEPFVWTKKKVRQRRFKGRRITQL, encoded by the coding sequence ATGATACCCGAAGCAAGAGAAGTCCACCTTTCGAGGAAAGATCGCAAGGTGCTTGAGGCGTGCTGTCGCTCACCGGTGACGTTGCAGCGCGATTTGAAGCGGGCGCGGATAGTTCTGTTGGCGGCGGATGGGCGCAGCACCCGGTCGATCGCCAAGGAAGTTGGGGTCCAGCCGCGGATTGTCAGCCTTTGGCGGCATCGCTATGCCGACCATGGCCTTGAAGGGCTGCAAGACAAGCCGCGGCCTGGCAAGCAGCCGATCTATACGAAGACGACCGACAAGCGGATTCTGAAGCTGCTGGATAAGCCGCCACCGCAAGGGTTTGCGCGCTGGACCGGCCCCCTGCTGGCCGAGGCGCTGGGCGATGTCGATGTCCAATATGTCTGGCGGTTCCTGCGCAGCCACAAGATTGACCTGGTGGCTCGCAAGTCCTGGTGCGAGAGCAACGACCCGAACTTTACGGCCAAAGCCGCCGATGTTGTCGGCCTCTATGTCGCGCCGCCGGCGAAGGCCATTGTGCTGTGCGTGGACGAGAAGCCCTCGATCCAGGCTTTGGAGCGAGCGCAGGGTTATCTGAAGTTGCCCAATGGCCGCGCCTTGACCGGCCAAAGCCACGATTACAAGCGGCATGGCACCACAACATTGTTTGCGGCGCTCGAAGTCGCCACCGGAAAGATCATCGCGACCCATTCAAAACGCCGGCGCCGCGTCGAGTTTCTCGATTTCATGAACAGCGTCACCGCGACTTTTCCGAACCGCAAGCTTCACGTCATCCTCGACAACCTCAACACCCATAAAAAGAACGAGGACTGGCTCAAGGCCCACCCCAACGTGCAATTTCATTTCACGCCGACAAGTGCGTCATGGCTCAATCAGGTCGAAGTATGGTTTTCCATCTTGCAGGGGCAGTCGCTCAGCGGCACCTCCTTCACGAGCCTCAAGCAGCTTCAGGAACACATCGATGCCTACGTCAACGCATACAACGACAGAGCCGAGCCCTTCGTCTGGACCAAGAAAAAGGTCCGTCAACGCCGTTTCAAAGGCCGCCGTATCACTCAGCTCTGA
- a CDS encoding HypC/HybG/HupF family hydrogenase formation chaperone, with amino-acid sequence MCLGLPMTIVETDGVTALCEYGNEQRRISVVLLADVRAGAKVLVHIDSAVRLLDENEARLICKALDGLEASLNGQSCDRFFADLIGHEPQLPEHLR; translated from the coding sequence ATGTGCCTTGGCTTGCCAATGACGATTGTCGAGACCGACGGTGTCACCGCGTTATGCGAGTATGGCAATGAGCAGCGGCGCATCTCCGTCGTGCTGCTCGCTGATGTACGGGCCGGCGCCAAGGTGCTCGTTCATATCGACAGCGCAGTGCGGCTCCTGGACGAAAACGAAGCAAGGCTGATCTGCAAAGCACTTGACGGGCTTGAGGCCAGCCTCAACGGTCAGAGCTGCGATCGCTTCTTTGCGGACTTGATCGGTCACGAGCCGCAATTGCCGGAGCACCTACGCTAG
- a CDS encoding PAS domain-containing protein, with amino-acid sequence MYRISSFKRSAPQLTLGSIALAAVTLTCVYFQAHFAAAAFAYLLVVLLFSLMGSFIASSALCIVAIAALAYYFAPPAFSLRIDDPRDVPVVVAFLIVSVVGTYLIGKLRQEREAARVAAAKLQRSASDLEDREKRWRAIFEHNPAMYFMVDEAGIVLNVNTLGATQLGFACAELLGQSVLDVFLEEDRAFVRKCIQTCLEDVGQSRTWDVRKVRKDGSVLWVRENAKAMLWAGDRPVILMACEDITERKQTELALQRSEAHLAHAQELSHTGSFSWNASTGEAFWSKETFRIFQIDLQTTPAPQLVIERTHPDDRASVKEIIDEAMRDLRDFEHEYRLLLPDGSVKHIHAQARVTRTASGEIEFVGAATDITAARRAEQQLRRSEAYLAEAQHLTHTGSWSWDVHTRDFVYRSAEVDRLFGFNPQEPVSLETIRSRIHPEDLPGLQEVQRQAIDQEHERFEYDFRVILPDGGIRRIHSVAHVVVGSDGNVSELIGTHMDVTEQHAARERLENTLVALRESEQRFRDYAETASDWLWETGPDHRVTHLSEHTSAAGILATGLTGLLRWDIACDMEEEPEKWRQHRATLQAHLPFRDLIYRTVNRMGSPIYVRTSGKPFFDGNGNFLGYRGVSTDITATIRADQAEQELRKAQAELAHVTRVTTLGEMTTSIAHEITQPLAAILSNADACLGWMARDVPNLAAARSSVEWIIEDAIRASEVIRSIRALAKKGEIEMVPLDINQVVRDVSALVTRELVSHQVTLRSELASALPRVLGDRIQLQQVIINLVMNGIEAMDAVTDRPRELLIQSSTDDLGYVQLSVTDCGVGIAENDADRVLDPFFTTKSSGLGMGLSICRSIVEVHGGRISVVQKNGPGATFQFALPLHKEAIS; translated from the coding sequence ATGTATAGGATCAGCAGTTTCAAACGTTCAGCCCCTCAGTTGACCTTGGGCAGCATAGCGCTAGCCGCGGTTACACTGACTTGCGTGTACTTTCAGGCGCATTTCGCCGCCGCGGCGTTCGCCTATTTGTTAGTAGTCTTACTATTTTCGTTGATGGGCAGCTTCATTGCTTCATCAGCGCTTTGCATCGTCGCAATCGCTGCTCTCGCATACTACTTTGCGCCGCCGGCGTTTAGTTTACGAATCGATGATCCCCGCGATGTTCCTGTGGTTGTTGCATTTCTTATTGTCTCTGTTGTCGGAACGTACCTGATTGGAAAACTCCGCCAGGAAAGAGAGGCTGCACGTGTGGCTGCGGCCAAGCTTCAGCGGAGTGCCTCGGATTTGGAGGATCGTGAAAAACGGTGGCGCGCAATTTTCGAGCACAATCCAGCCATGTACTTCATGGTCGATGAGGCCGGCATTGTCCTCAACGTCAATACGTTGGGCGCGACACAACTGGGATTTGCTTGTGCAGAACTATTGGGCCAATCCGTGCTCGACGTATTTCTGGAGGAGGATCGCGCATTCGTCCGCAAATGCATTCAGACGTGTCTTGAGGATGTTGGACAATCGCGCACTTGGGACGTCCGGAAAGTCAGGAAGGACGGTTCTGTATTGTGGGTGCGTGAAAACGCCAAGGCCATGCTTTGGGCCGGCGACCGCCCCGTCATCCTCATGGCGTGCGAAGATATTACGGAGCGCAAGCAGACCGAGCTTGCGCTGCAGCGGAGCGAAGCGCATTTGGCTCACGCGCAGGAGTTGAGTCATACAGGCAGCTTCAGCTGGAACGCCTCTACCGGCGAGGCCTTCTGGTCTAAGGAGACATTTCGGATTTTCCAAATCGATCTTCAGACGACACCGGCGCCACAACTCGTCATTGAGCGCACGCACCCAGATGATAGGGCTTCTGTCAAAGAGATTATCGATGAAGCGATGCGAGACCTGAGGGATTTCGAGCACGAGTACCGGCTGCTGCTACCTGACGGCTCCGTGAAGCACATCCATGCGCAGGCACGAGTCACGCGAACCGCCTCTGGTGAAATTGAGTTTGTTGGGGCAGCCACCGATATTACGGCAGCTAGGCGAGCAGAACAGCAGTTGCGCCGAAGCGAGGCCTATCTGGCCGAGGCTCAGCATCTCACTCACACAGGCAGCTGGTCCTGGGACGTCCACACACGAGATTTCGTTTATCGCTCCGCTGAGGTCGACCGCCTGTTTGGCTTTAACCCACAAGAGCCGGTTTCGCTAGAGACTATTCGATCGCGCATCCATCCGGAAGACTTGCCAGGGTTGCAGGAGGTGCAGCGTCAGGCGATTGACCAGGAGCACGAACGGTTCGAATATGATTTCCGTGTTATTCTGCCAGATGGCGGGATAAGGCGCATACACTCCGTTGCACACGTTGTCGTCGGCAGCGATGGTAATGTCAGCGAGCTGATCGGAACACATATGGATGTTACCGAGCAACACGCAGCTAGGGAACGCTTGGAAAACACGCTTGTAGCGCTGCGCGAGAGCGAACAGCGCTTTCGCGACTATGCCGAGACTGCTTCCGACTGGCTCTGGGAAACCGGGCCAGATCATCGGGTCACTCACTTGTCCGAGCACACCAGCGCTGCGGGAATTTTGGCGACAGGGTTAACGGGCCTGCTTCGCTGGGACATCGCGTGCGACATGGAAGAAGAACCGGAGAAGTGGCGTCAGCATCGGGCGACGTTGCAGGCACACCTGCCGTTCCGGGATCTCATCTACCGTACCGTAAATAGGATGGGATCTCCGATCTACGTCCGCACTAGTGGCAAGCCCTTCTTCGACGGAAACGGAAATTTTTTGGGCTATCGCGGCGTCAGCACTGACATCACCGCTACCATTCGCGCTGATCAGGCCGAACAAGAGCTGCGAAAGGCACAGGCGGAGCTTGCACATGTGACGCGTGTAACGACCTTGGGAGAAATGACAACTTCTATCGCCCACGAGATAACCCAACCACTCGCCGCTATCCTCAGCAACGCCGATGCGTGCCTCGGCTGGATGGCTCGCGATGTTCCCAATCTTGCAGCCGCGCGCTCTTCAGTCGAATGGATCATAGAAGATGCAATCCGGGCAAGCGAGGTGATCCGTAGTATTCGCGCACTCGCGAAAAAGGGCGAGATCGAGATGGTGCCGCTCGACATTAATCAGGTGGTTAGGGACGTCAGCGCGCTGGTAACACGAGAGCTGGTGAGCCACCAAGTGACGTTGCGAAGCGAGTTGGCGTCTGCGCTGCCTAGGGTCCTCGGTGATCGAATTCAGCTACAACAAGTGATCATCAATCTGGTGATGAACGGAATCGAGGCCATGGACGCAGTTACAGACCGGCCGCGTGAACTTCTGATTCAATCATCTACGGACGATCTGGGGTACGTGCAGCTTTCCGTGACCGATTGCGGCGTCGGGATCGCCGAGAATGACGCGGACCGCGTCTTGGACCCCTTCTTCACCACCAAATCGAGCGGCCTAGGAATGGGCCTTTCGATCTGCCGGTCGATCGTGGAAGTTCACGGAGGACGAATTTCAGTGGTTCAGAAAAATGGACCGGGCGCGACGTTCCAGTTTGCCCTTCCGCTGCATAAGGAGGCCATCTCGTGA
- the cybH gene encoding Ni/Fe-hydrogenase, b-type cytochrome subunit, with product MRVKKWPQLEFVRPMRNRAQKFLAAADAALAGRSIRGGTAHIYALVRLWHWANAAAILVLSLTGYLIGTGTPAIWGMASGGFLFGYIRFAHFSAGYVLSAGFLLRIYWALMGNAHAMQIFCVPLWRRCFWRELHHEIRRYSFLAVEPERGLGHNRLAQLAMFFMFTQTITFMVVTGFALYGQGAGTDSWQYKVFGWVFSLWPNSQDFHTWHHLGLWVIVMFALVHIYAVLWDDVVSRRSFPSIK from the coding sequence ATGAGGGTCAAGAAATGGCCTCAATTAGAGTTCGTTAGGCCCATGCGGAACAGGGCTCAGAAGTTTCTTGCCGCCGCCGATGCGGCACTGGCTGGTCGCAGCATCCGTGGGGGCACCGCCCACATTTATGCGCTGGTGCGACTCTGGCATTGGGCTAATGCAGCCGCGATTCTGGTACTGAGTTTAACGGGCTATCTTATTGGAACCGGGACACCGGCGATATGGGGAATGGCAAGCGGCGGTTTTCTATTCGGCTATATCCGCTTTGCTCATTTCTCGGCGGGATATGTACTCAGCGCCGGCTTTCTTCTGCGTATCTACTGGGCCTTGATGGGAAACGCGCACGCCATGCAGATCTTTTGCGTGCCGCTTTGGCGCCGGTGCTTTTGGCGGGAGTTGCACCACGAGATTCGCCGGTATTCGTTCCTTGCGGTTGAGCCTGAAAGGGGCCTCGGGCACAACCGCCTTGCTCAGCTAGCAATGTTCTTCATGTTTACGCAGACGATCACGTTCATGGTCGTCACCGGCTTTGCACTTTACGGGCAAGGTGCCGGTACTGACAGCTGGCAGTACAAGGTGTTCGGCTGGGTGTTTTCACTCTGGCCGAACAGCCAGGACTTTCACACCTGGCATCATCTCGGCCTGTGGGTGATCGTGATGTTCGCGCTGGTCCACATCTACGCGGTGCTCTGGGACGACGTCGTGTCGCGCCGCAGCTTCCCTTCTATCAAGTAG
- a CDS encoding hydrogenase small subunit — protein sequence MGDATETFYGVIRRQGITRRSFLKFCSFTAASLGLGASSIAHALETKPRVPVIWLHGLECTCCSESFIRSAHPLIKDALLSMISLDYDHMIMAAAGHQAEAILEETRARYKGGYVLAVEGNPPLNEGGMFCIDGGKPFVEKLTSMAEESMAIVAWGTCASWGCVQAAKPNPTRAVPIDKVITNRPIIKVPGGPPIAEVMSGLVTFITTFGKLPKLDHQGRPSMFYSERIHDKCYRRSHFDAGQFVEEWDDTNARKGYCLYKLGCKGPTTYNACSALRWNGGVSFPIQSGHGCLGCSEDGFWDKGSFYDRLTTIKQFGIEQNADEIGMAAAGVVGLAVAAHAAVTAAKRLRHRPDRPAHKGKPS from the coding sequence ATGGGTGATGCAACGGAAACCTTCTACGGCGTGATCAGACGACAGGGTATCACGCGTCGCAGTTTCCTTAAATTCTGCAGTTTCACGGCCGCGAGCTTGGGGCTTGGTGCAAGCAGTATTGCGCACGCCCTGGAAACCAAACCGCGAGTGCCCGTCATCTGGCTGCACGGGCTTGAGTGTACCTGCTGCTCGGAAAGCTTTATCCGCTCGGCTCATCCCTTGATCAAGGACGCGCTGCTGTCGATGATTTCGCTCGACTATGACCATATGATCATGGCGGCGGCAGGACACCAGGCTGAGGCCATCCTGGAGGAAACCCGTGCCAGGTACAAAGGCGGATATGTGCTTGCCGTTGAAGGTAACCCGCCCTTGAACGAGGGTGGCATGTTCTGCATTGACGGCGGCAAGCCGTTCGTTGAAAAGCTCACGTCGATGGCGGAAGAGTCCATGGCGATCGTCGCTTGGGGCACGTGTGCGTCCTGGGGATGCGTGCAGGCGGCCAAGCCAAATCCGACTCGCGCGGTGCCGATCGATAAGGTGATCACCAACAGGCCCATCATCAAGGTGCCCGGGGGCCCGCCGATCGCAGAGGTCATGAGCGGCCTCGTGACTTTCATTACCACGTTCGGAAAGCTTCCAAAGCTTGATCACCAAGGGCGTCCAAGTATGTTTTATTCCGAGCGCATTCACGATAAGTGCTACCGGCGGTCCCATTTCGACGCTGGTCAATTCGTCGAAGAGTGGGACGACACCAACGCACGCAAGGGCTATTGCTTGTACAAGTTGGGCTGCAAGGGGCCAACCACCTACAACGCCTGTTCGGCCCTTCGGTGGAACGGCGGCGTTTCATTTCCCATTCAATCCGGCCACGGCTGTCTCGGCTGCTCCGAAGATGGCTTCTGGGATAAAGGGTCATTTTACGACCGACTCACGACCATCAAGCAGTTCGGCATCGAGCAGAACGCCGACGAGATCGGCATGGCCGCTGCCGGCGTGGTGGGGCTAGCGGTCGCTGCCCACGCGGCGGTCACCGCCGCGAAGCGGTTGAGGCACCGGCCGGATCGCCCTGCCCACAAAGGCAAGCCGAGTTGA
- a CDS encoding response regulator transcription factor, with amino-acid sequence MSTPLISVVDDDPSVRAATENLLKSRGYVVQIFASAEALLRSPRLNEISCVITDVQMAAMSGLELLAEMRTRGYQAPFIFITAFPNERVRASALDAGAIGFLAKPFGVQELLKCLDSALQAYGDRGRI; translated from the coding sequence TTGTCCACGCCTTTGATTTCCGTCGTTGACGACGACCCCTCGGTCCGTGCGGCGACAGAAAACCTTTTGAAATCGCGTGGCTACGTCGTGCAGATATTTGCCTCGGCCGAGGCGCTCCTGCGGTCGCCGCGGTTGAACGAGATATCCTGCGTCATAACTGATGTGCAGATGGCAGCGATGAGCGGGCTGGAGCTGCTGGCAGAGATGCGGACGCGTGGTTACCAAGCACCCTTCATTTTCATTACAGCTTTCCCCAACGAGCGCGTACGCGCGTCAGCCTTGGACGCCGGAGCGATCGGCTTCCTCGCCAAACCATTCGGCGTACAAGAGTTACTCAAGTGTCTCGACAGCGCACTGCAGGCATATGGCGACCGAGGCCGCATCTGA
- a CDS encoding molybdate ABC transporter permease subunit: protein MDFDSSEISQSIALTIELASVTTVILLVIGVPLAWWLARSKTFLSEAVAALIALPLVLPPAALGFCVLVLLGPDGPGGVLASFWGERTLALTFVGIVVGSVLSALPLVVQPIRNAFLAVGDHPLEMTGRVSPLYGFVAIIAPLARLELVKAAVLGFSHTIGTFGVVMMIGGNIPGRTKVLSAYVVDYVQEPRWHEEVWLPLVW, encoded by the coding sequence ATGGATTTTGATTCGTCAGAGATCTCGCAATCCATTGCGCTCACGATAGAGCTCGCTAGCGTGACGACCGTGATCCTCCTCGTGATTGGTGTGCCCCTCGCCTGGTGGCTGGCGCGTTCAAAGACTTTTCTGAGCGAGGCTGTCGCTGCGCTAATTGCCCTTCCGCTGGTACTACCCCCAGCGGCTCTCGGCTTTTGCGTACTCGTTCTGCTCGGCCCCGACGGACCCGGCGGCGTTCTCGCCTCTTTCTGGGGCGAGCGCACGCTCGCTCTTACCTTCGTCGGGATCGTGGTCGGATCGGTGCTCTCGGCGCTGCCATTGGTCGTGCAGCCGATACGTAACGCCTTTCTTGCGGTTGGCGATCACCCGTTGGAAATGACAGGGCGTGTTTCGCCATTGTATGGCTTCGTTGCTATCATCGCACCGCTGGCGCGACTGGAGCTCGTTAAAGCGGCCGTGCTTGGATTTTCTCACACGATAGGCACATTCGGCGTCGTGATGATGATCGGCGGAAATATTCCTGGACGCACCAAGGTGTTGTCGGCCTATGTCGTGGACTACGTCCAAGAGCCGCGCTGGCACGAGGAAGTGTGGTTGCCGCTGGTATGGTGA
- a CDS encoding response regulator transcription factor — protein sequence MTGRFDWRGQGGHTEASTKAIVFVVEDDISMRRSLTNLFRSVGLEVVAFGSAREMLQSTMPDVTSCLVLDVRLPGLSGLDYQTELARLNIHIPIIFITGHGDIPMTVRAMKGGAVDFLSKPFRDQELLDAVVAATERDRKRREAQRTVANLKSLFETLSPREQAVMKLVATGLMNKQVAAELGLAEITVKIYRGHVMKKMRARSLADLIRMSETLGISANHTEQTQV from the coding sequence GTGACAGGACGATTTGACTGGAGAGGCCAAGGCGGACATACCGAGGCTTCGACGAAGGCAATCGTCTTTGTCGTCGAGGATGACATCTCTATGCGTCGCTCGCTTACGAACCTTTTTCGATCGGTAGGCTTGGAGGTCGTGGCGTTCGGATCGGCCCGTGAAATGCTGCAGAGCACAATGCCGGACGTCACAAGCTGTCTAGTTCTTGATGTCCGGCTGCCGGGCCTGAGCGGCCTTGACTACCAGACCGAGCTCGCCAGGTTGAACATACACATCCCAATCATCTTCATTACCGGCCATGGCGACATTCCCATGACCGTCAGGGCCATGAAGGGAGGCGCGGTCGATTTCCTCAGCAAGCCCTTCCGCGATCAGGAACTGCTTGATGCCGTCGTTGCGGCGACCGAACGCGATCGCAAAAGACGAGAAGCTCAGCGAACCGTGGCGAACCTGAAATCTCTATTTGAGACCCTAAGCCCGCGAGAACAGGCAGTGATGAAACTGGTCGCGACGGGGCTGATGAACAAGCAGGTAGCCGCCGAACTTGGGCTCGCCGAGATCACCGTCAAGATCTACCGGGGACACGTAATGAAAAAGATGCGTGCCCGCTCGCTGGCTGACTTGATCAGAATGAGCGAGACGCTCGGAATTAGCGCCAATCACACTGAACAAACCCAAGTATGA
- a CDS encoding hydrogenase expression/formation protein has translation MVALPDGSLAQIRESVHAGIWRVRIGTEPAHEYVEVGAIPQIVRRAATDLTSTELLIDTPPDGAMNVQPVLAEIRERASVWQFCMNAHVINLTLLPMSVVDLTFLQQSLGNGPVQLMLRGYGACRVQATGTRNVWSVQFFNSTDNIILDTVEVGGVPIVALAADEDFQDSAGRVQEILEAYFT, from the coding sequence GTGGTTGCGTTGCCGGACGGCAGTTTGGCACAAATCCGGGAGTCCGTGCATGCCGGAATCTGGCGCGTGCGCATCGGAACCGAACCGGCGCACGAATATGTCGAGGTTGGAGCGATTCCGCAGATTGTCCGGCGTGCCGCAACTGACCTGACATCAACCGAACTTCTGATTGACACGCCGCCGGATGGCGCGATGAACGTTCAACCGGTGCTGGCCGAAATACGCGAGCGGGCCAGCGTCTGGCAATTTTGCATGAATGCGCATGTCATCAATCTGACGTTACTGCCAATGAGCGTTGTCGACTTGACATTCCTGCAGCAAAGCTTGGGCAACGGACCCGTCCAACTCATGTTGCGGGGCTACGGTGCCTGCAGAGTGCAGGCGACCGGGACTAGGAATGTTTGGTCCGTGCAGTTCTTCAATTCTACGGACAACATCATCCTTGATACGGTGGAGGTCGGGGGCGTGCCGATTGTTGCGTTGGCTGCCGACGAGGATTTCCAGGACTCTGCCGGACGCGTGCAGGAAATTCTCGAGGCGTACTTCACATGA